In Actinoplanes derwentensis, the following proteins share a genomic window:
- a CDS encoding molybdopterin-dependent oxidoreductase, whose product MTKHLRGASAGVAAAGIGIAVAELFAAVARPAAGPLVTVGAAVIDATPTPVKEFAVRELGTYDKPVLLATIGLVVAAYAAMIGILGQRRRPVIVAGTALFGALGATAALSRPTGTLPDTLPSLLAATVAGATLWWLLGHIGRPTLTNRRSFLRGLALVAGAAVLAEGGAQIVRRTVGRIRTDLRLPVPQSPAEPLPSGIGPGFTTPSADFYRVDTALTVPRVDPDTWSLRIHGMVGTELRLSLAELLARPMIERDITLNCVSNEVGGPYIGTARWLGVPLGPLLKQAGLDAGADQIVARSVEGMTIGTPIATALDGRDTMLAVAMNGEPLRPEHGFPVRMLTPGLYGYAGACKWVAELEVTTFAAFDAYWVEREWAPGGEVKTASRIDRPLPFARPDAGPVTVAGVAWAQGRGITGVEIRVDGGEWQAAELLPVPSADTWVQWRYRWQATRGPHSLSVRATDGTGAVQIEERATPFPSGATGWHTITVTVA is encoded by the coding sequence ATGACGAAGCACCTGCGTGGTGCGTCGGCCGGAGTGGCCGCCGCGGGAATCGGGATCGCGGTCGCGGAACTGTTCGCGGCCGTGGCCCGGCCCGCCGCCGGACCCCTCGTCACGGTCGGGGCAGCCGTCATCGACGCCACGCCGACCCCGGTCAAGGAGTTCGCCGTCCGCGAGCTCGGTACGTACGACAAGCCGGTCCTTCTGGCCACCATCGGCCTGGTGGTGGCCGCCTACGCCGCCATGATCGGCATTCTCGGGCAGCGCCGCCGCCCGGTGATCGTGGCCGGTACCGCACTCTTCGGGGCTCTCGGCGCCACCGCGGCCCTGTCCCGGCCGACCGGAACCCTGCCGGACACCCTTCCGTCGCTGCTCGCCGCGACAGTGGCCGGAGCGACCCTGTGGTGGCTGCTCGGGCACATCGGGCGGCCCACACTCACGAATCGCCGATCCTTCCTCCGCGGACTGGCCCTGGTCGCCGGGGCCGCGGTCCTAGCCGAAGGTGGGGCCCAGATCGTCCGGCGCACGGTCGGCCGGATCCGGACCGACCTGCGGCTACCGGTCCCGCAGTCGCCGGCCGAACCGTTGCCCTCCGGCATCGGACCCGGCTTCACCACTCCCAGCGCCGACTTCTACCGCGTCGACACCGCCCTGACGGTGCCGCGCGTCGACCCGGACACCTGGTCGCTGCGGATTCACGGCATGGTCGGGACCGAACTGCGGCTGTCGCTCGCTGAACTGCTCGCCCGGCCGATGATCGAACGGGACATCACGCTCAACTGTGTGTCCAACGAGGTCGGTGGCCCCTACATCGGCACGGCGCGCTGGCTCGGCGTACCGCTGGGTCCGCTGTTGAAGCAAGCCGGTCTGGACGCCGGGGCCGATCAGATCGTGGCCCGGTCGGTGGAGGGCATGACCATCGGAACCCCGATCGCCACCGCTCTGGACGGCCGCGACACGATGCTGGCGGTGGCGATGAACGGCGAGCCGCTGCGACCGGAGCACGGGTTTCCGGTCCGGATGCTGACCCCGGGGCTGTACGGCTACGCCGGCGCCTGCAAGTGGGTCGCCGAGCTGGAAGTGACCACGTTCGCGGCTTTCGACGCCTACTGGGTCGAACGCGAGTGGGCTCCCGGCGGCGAGGTGAAGACCGCGTCCCGGATCGACCGGCCACTGCCGTTCGCCCGTCCCGACGCCGGCCCGGTGACGGTCGCCGGGGTGGCCTGGGCACAGGGCCGGGGCATCACCGGGGTCGAGATCCGGGTGGACGGCGGCGAGTGGCAGGCCGCCGAACTGCTGCCGGTCCCGTCGGCCGACACCTGGGTGCAGTGGCGTTACCGGTGGCAGGCCACTCGTGGCCCGCACTCGCTGTCGGTGCGGGCCACCGACGGCACCGGCGCGGTGCAGATCGAGGAGCGGGCCACCCCGTTCCCGAGCGGGGCGACCGGCTGGCACACCATCACCGTGACGGTTGCCTGA
- a CDS encoding EAL domain-containing protein — translation MSEGRITRGRLAIVVTITVWACYLTYTVIQQFIAGHAYTVKLAIEAIVYMLVVTGLAASAIAYLITRIGYFYRARGHQRSPRIMLDEFIGGKTPSVTVLVPSYQEDERTNRTTLLSAALQEYPGLRVTLLIDDPRQPKTRSARDMLLAARALPAMIDGELRVPYQRVSAAYTSFDEQVRLRGGHLVTLEDMRRLAAEYRFAADWLYDLGARQEIVDHTDTFFVEHILHPLAADLGQISGALNTGADEHATLPLARMNQLHKRLLAIFDVTVTSFERKKYVSLSHEPNKAMNLNSYIGLMGGAYQEVGTPLGTALVTAGPNRADLVVPDPDYVLTLDADSVLLPEYALRLVHLLEQGAYERHAVAQTPYSAYPGSATRIERISGATTDIQYIVHQGMTHYGATFWVGANAVLRKKALNQICEVSYEGDWEIKRYIQDRTVIEDTESTIDLGVHGWSLHNYPERLAYSATPPDFGSLAIQRQRWANGGLLILSRLKDQFRAKSQRSDKNRFGEYFLRVNYMASIFWSSVCLLIMLAYPFNAELLNPILLLVSVPYFFMMAADLKALGYKRSDMLRIYGFNLILLPVNMSGSIASLLQLLTGEKSQFKRTPKVRDRTTAATSYLLLPLALIVFCVYTVWRDVQLGQWNNLVFATLNLTLSAYAMIAFVGPGNTIVDLLTHMRDWLVRPVAPKRSRRSRSAKKTPAAQTPKAPATGDWAQVLHYRQEHGATAGQVTVRLQRTDSGDWTTDRAKSSSSRAHLFEEFSFFTVFQPVYHMVNGHVVGYEALTRFADGSNPRDSLAAAAQRGVQVALDAALLQAAVKSSAALPNGTWLAVNVSADLLARPHELAPLLAGSRRPLIVEVGAADPAGLAQLGGDIRIAVDDRGSGYDTLALIESQRPAVLKLDMATLPGLENQTARQAAVRALVEFAQQHGCTVIAEGIETAAQRDALVACGVPYGQGFYLGKPVPVERVLSGVGGW, via the coding sequence GTGTCCGAAGGCCGGATCACCCGCGGTCGACTGGCGATCGTGGTGACCATCACGGTCTGGGCGTGCTACCTCACTTACACGGTCATCCAGCAGTTCATCGCGGGTCACGCCTACACCGTGAAGCTCGCGATCGAGGCGATCGTGTACATGCTCGTGGTCACCGGGCTGGCGGCCTCCGCGATCGCCTACCTGATCACCCGGATCGGCTACTTCTACCGGGCCCGCGGTCACCAGCGGTCGCCGCGGATCATGCTCGACGAGTTCATCGGCGGGAAAACCCCCAGCGTTACGGTTTTGGTCCCGTCATATCAGGAAGACGAGCGGACCAACCGCACCACGCTGCTGTCGGCGGCACTCCAGGAGTATCCCGGCCTGCGCGTGACCCTGCTGATCGACGACCCACGGCAGCCGAAGACCCGTTCCGCGCGGGACATGCTGCTGGCCGCCCGGGCGCTGCCCGCGATGATCGACGGCGAGCTGCGGGTGCCGTACCAGCGGGTCTCGGCCGCGTACACGAGCTTCGACGAGCAGGTCCGGCTGCGCGGTGGTCACCTGGTGACGCTGGAGGACATGCGCCGGCTCGCCGCCGAGTACCGGTTCGCCGCCGACTGGCTGTACGACCTCGGTGCCCGGCAGGAGATCGTCGACCACACCGACACGTTCTTCGTCGAGCACATCCTGCACCCGCTCGCCGCGGACCTGGGCCAGATCTCCGGCGCGCTCAACACCGGCGCCGACGAGCACGCCACGCTGCCGCTCGCCCGGATGAACCAGCTGCACAAACGCCTGCTCGCGATCTTCGACGTCACGGTCACCAGCTTCGAGCGCAAGAAGTACGTGTCGCTGTCGCACGAACCGAACAAGGCGATGAACCTCAACAGCTACATCGGGCTGATGGGTGGTGCCTATCAGGAGGTCGGCACCCCGCTCGGGACCGCGCTGGTGACGGCTGGTCCGAACCGCGCCGACCTGGTCGTACCCGATCCGGACTATGTCCTGACCCTGGACGCGGACAGCGTTCTGCTGCCGGAGTACGCCCTGCGGCTCGTGCACCTGCTCGAACAGGGCGCCTACGAGCGGCACGCGGTGGCACAGACGCCGTACAGCGCCTACCCCGGTTCGGCGACCCGGATCGAACGGATCTCCGGCGCCACCACCGACATCCAGTACATCGTGCACCAGGGCATGACCCATTACGGCGCGACGTTCTGGGTGGGGGCGAACGCCGTACTGCGCAAGAAGGCCCTGAACCAGATCTGCGAGGTCTCCTACGAGGGTGACTGGGAGATCAAGAGATACATCCAGGACCGGACGGTCATCGAGGACACCGAATCGACGATCGACCTGGGTGTGCACGGCTGGTCCCTGCACAACTACCCGGAACGCCTCGCCTACAGCGCCACCCCGCCGGACTTCGGCTCGCTCGCCATCCAGCGGCAGCGCTGGGCCAACGGCGGCCTGCTCATCCTGTCCCGGCTCAAGGACCAGTTCCGGGCGAAGTCCCAGCGCTCGGACAAGAACCGGTTCGGCGAATACTTCCTGCGGGTCAACTACATGGCATCCATCTTCTGGAGCTCCGTCTGCCTGCTGATCATGCTGGCGTACCCGTTCAACGCCGAACTGCTCAACCCGATCCTGCTGCTCGTCTCGGTGCCGTACTTCTTCATGATGGCCGCCGACCTGAAGGCCCTGGGTTACAAGCGCTCGGACATGCTGCGGATCTACGGTTTCAACCTGATCCTGCTGCCGGTCAACATGTCCGGCAGCATCGCCTCGCTGCTGCAGCTGCTGACCGGCGAGAAGAGCCAGTTCAAACGGACGCCCAAGGTTCGCGACCGGACGACCGCGGCGACGTCGTACCTGCTGCTGCCGTTGGCTCTGATCGTCTTCTGTGTCTACACGGTGTGGCGTGACGTCCAGCTCGGCCAGTGGAACAACCTGGTCTTCGCCACCCTGAACCTGACTCTGTCGGCGTACGCCATGATCGCGTTTGTCGGTCCCGGCAACACGATCGTGGACCTGCTGACCCACATGCGGGACTGGCTGGTCCGCCCGGTCGCCCCCAAGCGGTCCCGGCGGTCTCGCTCCGCGAAGAAGACGCCCGCGGCGCAGACCCCGAAGGCTCCCGCGACCGGCGACTGGGCCCAGGTGCTGCACTACCGGCAGGAACACGGCGCCACCGCCGGGCAGGTCACCGTGCGTCTGCAGCGCACCGACTCCGGCGACTGGACCACCGACCGGGCGAAGTCGTCGTCCAGCCGGGCGCACCTGTTCGAGGAGTTCAGTTTCTTCACGGTGTTCCAGCCGGTCTACCACATGGTCAACGGCCACGTCGTCGGCTACGAGGCGCTGACCCGTTTCGCCGACGGCAGCAACCCGCGCGACAGTCTCGCGGCCGCCGCACAGCGCGGTGTGCAGGTCGCTCTGGACGCCGCGCTGCTCCAGGCGGCCGTCAAGTCGTCGGCGGCTCTGCCGAACGGCACCTGGCTGGCCGTCAACGTCTCCGCCGACCTGCTGGCCCGCCCGCACGAACTGGCGCCGCTGCTCGCCGGTTCCCGCCGGCCGCTGATCGTCGAGGTCGGTGCCGCCGACCCGGCCGGACTCGCCCAGCTCGGCGGGGACATCCGGATCGCCGTCGACGACCGGGGCTCCGGGTACGACACGCTCGCCCTGATCGAGTCGCAGCGTCCCGCTGTCCTGAAACTGGACATGGCGACGTTGCCGGGCCTGGAGAACCAGACTGCCAGGCAGGCGGCGGTACGGGCCCTCGTCGAGTTCGCCCAACAGCACGGTTGCACGGTCATCGCCGAGGGCATCGAGACGGCCGCTCAGCGGGACGCTCTCGTCGCCTGCGGAGTCCCCTACGGTCAGGGCTTCTACCTCGGTAAACCGGTCCCGGTGGAGCGAGTCCTGTCCGGCGTCGGCGGCTGGTGA
- a CDS encoding sigma-70 family RNA polymerase sigma factor: protein MAERGTNNRPEYLTPVPEPDRGPDAGELLRAVARGDEEAFGKLYDLVAPRVYGLIRRVLRDPALAEEVAQEVMVEVWRSAARFDPERGSPTAWVFTIAHRRAVDRVRSEQAATDRTIRAGAAAVDTPYDAVADEVTGRLERQQVRHCLDDLTELQRQAVTLAYYQGHTYPQVSELLAVPLATVKTRMRDGLIRLRDCLANGVAA from the coding sequence ATGGCGGAGCGTGGCACTAACAATCGCCCGGAGTACTTGACTCCGGTTCCGGAACCGGATCGAGGCCCCGATGCCGGTGAACTCCTGCGGGCCGTGGCCCGTGGTGACGAAGAGGCGTTCGGCAAGCTGTACGACCTGGTCGCCCCCCGTGTCTACGGCCTGATCCGGCGGGTGCTGCGGGACCCGGCGCTGGCCGAGGAGGTCGCGCAGGAGGTGATGGTCGAGGTGTGGCGCTCGGCCGCCCGGTTCGATCCGGAGCGTGGGTCGCCGACGGCGTGGGTGTTCACCATCGCGCACCGCCGGGCGGTGGACCGGGTGCGATCCGAGCAGGCCGCGACCGACCGGACGATCCGGGCCGGTGCGGCCGCGGTCGACACCCCGTACGACGCGGTGGCCGACGAGGTCACCGGGCGACTGGAGCGTCAGCAGGTGCGGCACTGCCTGGACGACCTGACCGAGTTGCAGCGGCAGGCGGTCACGCTCGCCTACTACCAGGGGCACACCTACCCACAGGTCTCGGAGTTGCTCGCGGTGCCGCTGGCGACGGTCAAGACCCGGATGCGCGACGGGCTGATTCGTCTGCGCGACTGTCTCGCGAACGGGGTGGCGGCATGA
- a CDS encoding chitinase, whose amino-acid sequence MPEYDPLADPNWQEPEQSPKRLSWTRLGILVLVLGMVGAGSTFGVLHLRDTSGPTAKSWAVPYVDVTLTPTFQFQDPSANPANDVALGFVVADPDDSCTPSWGGAYTLGEASSALDLDRRIEQLRQAGGDITLSLGGLSNSELAVACTDQDELTAAYQQLIDRYEVRTLDLDIEGTATADQASLQRRVKAVAAVQKEHDDLDVWLTLPVTPSGLTADGVGVVRGMLEGGVDLRGVNVMTMDYNNGDKTPDMLALGLSALNGTHQQLTDLYLRLGQKLTSPQVWSRIGATPMIGQNDIDAERFTVADAEGLARFAVDNGLGRVSMWSINRDAPCTGTFAGVVVHSNTCSGVDQEVLAFSKVFAGLPGKATGDDPGSVEIPDRAITVDDPKTSPYPIWRLTALYVTGYKVVWRGVVYEAKWGNSGVDPSGVPVAGQQSAWSVLGPVSPVEKAPEPTPQVTNVVRTWKPDLTYRRGFRVLYEGLPYEARWNNKDQTPSTAFPIDADDPWKPLFDVPGEPSTS is encoded by the coding sequence ATGCCGGAGTACGACCCCCTCGCCGACCCGAACTGGCAGGAGCCGGAACAGTCGCCCAAACGGCTGTCGTGGACGAGGCTGGGAATCCTGGTGCTCGTACTGGGCATGGTCGGCGCCGGAAGCACCTTCGGGGTGCTGCACCTGCGGGACACGTCCGGCCCCACCGCGAAATCCTGGGCGGTGCCGTACGTCGACGTCACCCTCACGCCCACCTTCCAGTTCCAGGACCCCAGCGCGAACCCCGCCAACGACGTCGCCCTCGGCTTCGTCGTCGCCGACCCGGACGACTCGTGCACCCCGAGCTGGGGTGGGGCGTACACCCTCGGCGAAGCCTCCTCCGCTCTTGACCTGGACCGTCGCATCGAACAGCTCCGGCAGGCCGGCGGGGACATCACCCTCAGCCTCGGCGGGCTCAGCAACTCCGAACTGGCCGTCGCCTGCACCGACCAGGATGAACTCACCGCGGCGTACCAGCAGCTGATCGACCGGTACGAGGTGCGGACCCTCGACCTCGACATCGAGGGAACCGCCACCGCCGACCAGGCCTCGCTGCAGCGCCGGGTCAAAGCGGTCGCCGCGGTGCAGAAGGAACACGACGACCTCGACGTGTGGCTGACCCTGCCGGTCACCCCGAGCGGTCTCACCGCGGACGGTGTCGGCGTGGTCCGCGGCATGCTCGAAGGCGGCGTGGATCTGCGCGGCGTCAACGTGATGACGATGGACTACAACAACGGCGACAAGACCCCGGACATGCTGGCGCTGGGCCTCAGTGCCCTGAACGGCACCCACCAGCAACTGACCGACCTCTACCTGCGGCTCGGCCAGAAACTCACGTCGCCGCAGGTCTGGTCCCGGATCGGCGCCACCCCGATGATCGGCCAGAACGACATCGACGCCGAACGTTTCACCGTCGCCGACGCCGAAGGCCTCGCCCGGTTCGCCGTCGACAACGGCCTCGGCCGGGTCTCGATGTGGTCGATCAACCGGGACGCGCCCTGCACCGGAACCTTCGCCGGGGTGGTCGTGCACTCCAACACGTGCAGCGGTGTCGACCAGGAGGTGCTCGCCTTCTCCAAGGTCTTCGCCGGACTGCCCGGCAAAGCCACCGGCGACGACCCCGGCTCGGTCGAGATCCCGGACCGGGCGATCACCGTCGACGACCCGAAGACCAGCCCGTACCCGATCTGGCGTCTGACCGCCCTGTACGTCACCGGCTACAAAGTGGTCTGGCGCGGCGTGGTCTACGAGGCCAAGTGGGGCAACTCGGGTGTGGACCCGTCCGGGGTGCCGGTCGCCGGCCAGCAGAGCGCCTGGTCGGTGCTCGGCCCGGTCAGCCCGGTCGAGAAGGCCCCGGAGCCGACCCCGCAGGTCACCAACGTCGTCCGCACCTGGAAACCGGACCTCACGTACCGGCGTGGCTTCCGGGTGCTCTACGAAGGCCTGCCGTACGAGGCGCGCTGGAACAACAAGGACCAGACCCCGTCGACAGCGTTCCCGATCGACGCCGACGACCCGTGGAAGCCCTTGTTCGACGTCCCCGGCGAGCCCTCGACGTCGTGA
- a CDS encoding glycosyl hydrolase family 18 protein translates to MRLSKKIAIVASVGAVGAAAAILPMASSNAAVACAPAWNAATVYLKDTVASQSGHNYTAKWWTQNESPATSSTQWAVWIDNGVCGGTTPTTPPTTTPPTTNPPSGTKMAAAPYLYPGWGNPPAPATVVNATGIRAFTMAFVLASNGCNPAWDGSTGLTGGVHASTIAAIRAAGADVIPSIGGWSGNKLGPNCSTPEALAGAYQKVIDTFQLKAIDIDIENTDEFENYVVADRIVDALKIVKQRNPGVKTIITFGTTPTGPNPSGLRLIQQAKAKNANIDVFTQMPFDFNGHADMYAATIGATEGLKNTLKTTFGWTDAQAYAKIGISGMNGLSDQQEVTTVETWTRIRDYATSKGLARFTFWSVNRDRGCAGGGVVSECSGIAQADWEFTRVTAGF, encoded by the coding sequence GTGAGACTCAGCAAGAAGATCGCCATCGTGGCGTCGGTCGGAGCCGTCGGTGCCGCCGCCGCGATCCTGCCGATGGCCAGTTCGAACGCGGCCGTCGCGTGCGCCCCGGCATGGAACGCGGCCACCGTCTACCTCAAGGACACCGTGGCCTCGCAAAGCGGCCACAACTACACCGCCAAGTGGTGGACGCAGAACGAGTCACCGGCCACCAGCAGCACCCAGTGGGCGGTCTGGATCGACAACGGCGTCTGTGGCGGCACCACACCCACCACACCCCCGACAACCACACCCCCTACCACCAACCCCCCGTCCGGTACGAAGATGGCCGCCGCCCCGTACCTCTACCCCGGCTGGGGTAACCCGCCGGCCCCGGCCACCGTCGTCAACGCGACCGGCATCAGAGCGTTCACGATGGCGTTCGTGCTGGCCAGCAACGGCTGCAACCCGGCCTGGGACGGCTCGACCGGCCTGACCGGCGGCGTGCACGCCAGCACCATCGCGGCGATCCGGGCGGCCGGTGCCGACGTGATCCCGTCGATCGGCGGCTGGAGCGGCAACAAGCTCGGCCCGAACTGCTCCACCCCGGAGGCGTTGGCCGGCGCGTACCAGAAGGTGATCGACACCTTCCAGCTCAAGGCGATCGACATCGACATCGAGAACACCGACGAGTTCGAGAACTACGTGGTCGCGGACCGGATCGTCGACGCGCTGAAGATCGTCAAGCAGCGCAACCCCGGCGTGAAGACCATCATCACCTTCGGCACCACGCCGACCGGCCCGAACCCCAGCGGGCTACGGCTGATCCAGCAGGCCAAGGCGAAGAACGCGAACATCGACGTGTTCACCCAGATGCCGTTCGACTTCAACGGGCACGCCGACATGTACGCCGCCACCATCGGCGCCACCGAGGGCCTGAAGAACACCCTGAAGACGACGTTCGGCTGGACCGACGCCCAGGCGTACGCCAAGATCGGCATTTCCGGTATGAACGGCCTCTCCGACCAGCAGGAAGTGACAACGGTCGAGACCTGGACCCGGATCCGCGACTACGCGACGAGCAAGGGCCTGGCCCGCTTCACCTTCTGGTCGGTCAACCGCGACCGCGGCTGCGCCGGCGGCGGCGTGGTCAGCGAATGCTCCGGCATCGCCCAGGCGGACTGGGAGTTCACCCGGGTCACCGCCGGCTTCTGA
- a CDS encoding chitinase, which produces MRRSRSVILATVTALFAGAVATNFAGSASAAAACATAWSATTVYVNGNVASQSGHNYTAKWWTQNESPATNSSQWAVWADNGVCEGGTTTPPTTTPPTTTPPTTPPTTQPPGDGSLPKHFLTGYWQNFDNGATPLKLAAVPATYDLIAVAFADATTTAGAVTFNLDPGLAAAVGGYTDAQFKADIATLHTRGKKVIISVGGEKGTVAVNSPAAATAFADSVHRLIQTYGFDGVDIDLENGLDPAYMASALRALRAKVGTTLIITMAPQTIDMQNPQSSYFKLALDIKDILTVVFTQYYNSGAMLGCDNNAAYSQGTVNFLTALACIPLQNGLRPDQVALGLPSSTRAAGGGYVAPTVVNAALDCLARGVNCGTFRPPATYPGIRGAMTWSINWDVTNGNSWANTVAPHLTTLP; this is translated from the coding sequence ATGAGGCGTTCCAGATCGGTAATCCTCGCCACGGTGACGGCGCTCTTCGCCGGAGCCGTGGCCACCAACTTCGCGGGCAGCGCCTCGGCGGCCGCCGCCTGCGCGACCGCGTGGAGCGCGACCACGGTCTACGTCAACGGGAACGTGGCCTCGCAGAGCGGGCACAACTACACCGCCAAGTGGTGGACGCAGAACGAGTCACCGGCCACCAACAGCAGCCAGTGGGCGGTCTGGGCGGACAACGGGGTCTGTGAAGGTGGCACCACCACCCCGCCGACGACCACCCCGCCGACAACGACCCCGCCCACCACGCCACCCACCACCCAGCCTCCCGGTGACGGCTCGTTGCCGAAGCACTTCCTCACCGGGTACTGGCAGAACTTCGACAATGGCGCCACACCGCTCAAGCTCGCCGCCGTCCCGGCCACCTACGACCTGATCGCGGTCGCCTTCGCGGACGCCACCACCACCGCGGGCGCGGTCACCTTCAACCTCGATCCGGGCCTGGCCGCTGCGGTCGGCGGCTACACCGACGCCCAGTTCAAGGCGGACATCGCCACGCTGCACACCCGCGGCAAGAAGGTGATCATCTCGGTCGGCGGGGAGAAGGGCACGGTCGCCGTGAACAGCCCGGCCGCCGCCACCGCCTTCGCCGACTCGGTGCACCGGCTGATCCAGACCTACGGTTTCGACGGCGTCGACATCGACCTGGAGAACGGGCTCGACCCGGCCTACATGGCCAGTGCGCTGCGCGCTCTGCGGGCCAAGGTCGGCACCACTCTGATCATCACGATGGCGCCGCAGACCATCGACATGCAGAACCCGCAGTCCTCGTACTTCAAGCTCGCGCTCGACATCAAGGACATCCTGACCGTCGTCTTCACCCAGTACTACAACTCCGGCGCGATGCTGGGCTGCGACAACAACGCGGCGTACAGCCAGGGCACCGTCAACTTCCTGACCGCGCTCGCCTGCATCCCCCTGCAGAACGGGCTGCGCCCCGACCAGGTCGCTCTCGGACTGCCGTCGAGCACCCGCGCCGCCGGTGGCGGATACGTCGCTCCGACGGTGGTGAACGCCGCCCTAGACTGCCTGGCCAGGGGCGTCAACTGCGGCACGTTCCGGCCACCGGCCACGTATCCGGGCATCCGCGGCGCGATGACCTGGTCGATCAACTGGGATGTGACAAACGGCAACAGCTGGGCCAACACCGTCGCGCCGCACCTCACCACCCTCCCCTGA
- a CDS encoding fasciclin domain-containing protein translates to MRATKLTAIAAATIFSISLAACSSDDSTTDTSTGTDSAAAPTMTTAAPSAAATTDSMVNFGPGCAAVPTDPANAGSFEAMAEVPVATAASGNPLLSTLVTAVKKADLVDSLNSADKITVFAPTNDAFAKIPAADLKKVLANKKTLTDILTYHVVAGQLTPADLDGEHKTLQGGEVTVTGSGEDFKVNGEAAVICGNVQTANANVYIIDTVLMPKS, encoded by the coding sequence ATGCGCGCTACGAAGCTCACCGCCATCGCCGCCGCCACGATCTTCTCGATCTCTCTGGCCGCCTGTAGCAGTGATGACAGCACCACCGACACCAGCACCGGCACCGACTCGGCGGCGGCGCCGACCATGACCACCGCGGCACCGAGCGCGGCGGCCACCACCGACTCGATGGTCAATTTCGGTCCCGGCTGTGCGGCGGTGCCGACCGACCCGGCAAACGCCGGCAGCTTCGAGGCGATGGCCGAGGTGCCGGTCGCGACCGCGGCGTCCGGCAACCCGCTGCTGTCCACCCTGGTCACCGCGGTCAAGAAGGCCGATCTGGTCGACTCGCTCAACTCGGCCGACAAGATCACCGTTTTCGCGCCGACCAACGACGCCTTCGCCAAGATCCCGGCCGCGGACCTCAAGAAGGTGCTCGCGAACAAGAAGACCCTGACCGACATCCTCACCTACCATGTGGTGGCCGGGCAGCTCACGCCCGCCGACCTGGACGGCGAGCACAAGACGCTGCAGGGTGGCGAGGTCACCGTCACCGGCAGTGGCGAGGACTTCAAGGTCAACGGTGAGGCGGCGGTGATCTGCGGCAACGTGCAGACCGCGAACGCCAACGTCTACATCATCGACACCGTTCTGATGCCGAAGAGCTGA
- a CDS encoding ferredoxin has protein sequence MVNTSLHIDWTACDGRGLCAELLPELLVEDDWGYPVARGDMSVPPSLEPAAREAVNRCPALALRLLPQVRQPSR, from the coding sequence GTGGTGAACACCTCACTGCACATCGACTGGACCGCCTGCGACGGGCGCGGCCTCTGCGCCGAACTCCTGCCGGAACTGCTGGTCGAGGACGATTGGGGCTATCCGGTCGCCCGCGGTGACATGTCCGTGCCGCCGTCACTGGAACCGGCCGCGCGGGAAGCGGTCAACCGCTGCCCGGCACTGGCGCTGCGCCTGCTTCCGCAGGTCAGGCAACCGTCACGGTGA
- a CDS encoding anti-sigma factor, with protein MTADVHALVGAYALDALDDIERATFARHLRDCEPCRIEAGELQETVTRLADGAWSVPPPGLRDNVLAAIGTTRQITPAGRTTAAPVRAPRRMRLVAAAAVVVAVAGAGAAVWTVQDQRVRQAESRAEQAQASESRLRSILAAPDLVVTEDRLTSGGRVTVASSRLQNAGVVTLAADRAPDAGRAFQLWTIRGETPTSAGVLAAGQSSIVQVVEGLPGASAVGVSVEPATGSTTPTAPVQALVKII; from the coding sequence ATGACTGCAGACGTTCACGCCCTGGTCGGGGCGTATGCACTGGATGCGCTGGACGACATCGAGCGGGCCACTTTCGCCCGGCACCTGCGCGACTGCGAGCCGTGCCGGATCGAGGCGGGCGAGTTGCAGGAGACGGTGACACGGCTGGCCGACGGCGCCTGGTCGGTGCCGCCGCCGGGGCTGCGCGACAACGTGCTGGCGGCGATCGGGACGACCCGGCAGATCACTCCGGCGGGCCGGACCACAGCCGCCCCGGTGCGGGCTCCGCGGAGGATGCGGCTGGTGGCCGCGGCTGCCGTCGTGGTCGCGGTGGCCGGGGCGGGTGCGGCGGTCTGGACCGTTCAGGATCAGCGGGTACGGCAGGCGGAGTCCCGGGCCGAGCAGGCTCAGGCGAGCGAGTCCCGGCTCCGGTCGATCCTCGCCGCCCCCGACCTGGTGGTGACCGAGGACCGGTTGACCAGCGGCGGCCGGGTCACGGTGGCGAGTTCTCGTCTGCAGAACGCCGGTGTGGTCACGCTCGCTGCCGACCGGGCGCCGGACGCCGGCCGGGCCTTCCAGCTGTGGACGATTCGCGGCGAGACGCCGACCTCGGCCGGGGTTCTGGCGGCGGGCCAGTCGTCGATCGTGCAGGTCGTCGAAGGTCTTCCGGGCGCCTCCGCGGTGGGTGTCTCGGTGGAGCCGGCGACGGGTTCCACGACGCCGACGGCACCTGTCCAAGCACTCGTCAAAATAATCTGA